In Amycolatopsis methanolica 239, a single genomic region encodes these proteins:
- a CDS encoding SEFIR domain-containing protein codes for MRNPGTVGISPRVYVSYTRDSPEHVRSVREFAAFLRTGLGVDAEHDEWHATERRDWIAWTVDQLRTAEFVLAIASPEYKRVADGGRQRTEGRTRELEAAMLRDNLARNIPESTRRVLPVVLPGGRPEDIPDCLCPSSQGYYTIPRFTRDAAEDLLRVLSGAPLHEKPPLGTFTPPMPGVDPVVVVHRAAAPPTDRVLAVGAVVDLGGVRRLVDGQHWSEHPNRDHAAVCRQARASALPPDDGSAWLRQVEVRQPTGAADAAVAALAREHEILTALDGRAPELPRPLGFFRDGHLATLATRWPSSRSLGGPGETLATDIPAVGETVDPWRMRQVLRGVAGLCGALAALHAAGAAHRNLTPERIVRLDDGRLALVDLGLAASAPAPGEGPGRYRAPEQRRGSSRRTGAATDVYQVAAVTHHLLTGTPPSPAVALPIRVRVPALPDGVAEVLDAALAADPAARPALSALIPALSNLPAIPA; via the coding sequence GTGCGGAATCCGGGTACCGTCGGTATTTCACCGCGGGTGTACGTCTCCTACACGCGGGATTCGCCGGAACACGTCAGGTCGGTGCGGGAGTTCGCGGCATTCCTGCGCACCGGGCTGGGTGTGGATGCCGAACACGACGAGTGGCACGCCACCGAGCGCCGCGACTGGATCGCGTGGACCGTCGACCAGTTGCGGACAGCCGAGTTCGTGCTGGCCATCGCCTCGCCGGAGTACAAGCGCGTGGCCGACGGCGGGCGGCAGCGCACCGAGGGGCGCACGCGTGAGCTCGAAGCGGCGATGCTCCGCGACAACCTCGCCCGCAACATCCCGGAGTCGACCCGGCGAGTGCTGCCTGTCGTCCTGCCGGGCGGCCGTCCCGAGGACATCCCGGACTGCCTGTGCCCGTCGTCCCAGGGCTACTACACGATCCCGCGATTCACCCGCGACGCAGCCGAGGACCTCCTGCGCGTCCTGAGCGGCGCGCCGCTGCACGAGAAGCCCCCGCTCGGGACGTTCACCCCTCCCATGCCCGGTGTCGACCCGGTCGTCGTGGTGCACCGCGCCGCGGCTCCGCCGACCGACCGGGTCCTGGCCGTGGGAGCGGTCGTCGACCTCGGCGGGGTTCGACGGCTCGTGGACGGGCAGCACTGGTCGGAACACCCGAACCGGGACCACGCGGCCGTCTGCCGCCAGGCACGGGCCTCGGCGTTGCCGCCGGACGACGGCAGCGCCTGGCTCCGGCAGGTGGAGGTGCGGCAGCCGACGGGAGCGGCGGACGCGGCCGTCGCCGCACTGGCCCGGGAGCACGAAATCCTGACCGCGCTGGACGGCCGGGCGCCGGAACTGCCGCGGCCTCTGGGTTTCTTCCGCGACGGTCACCTCGCGACACTCGCCACCCGCTGGCCGTCGTCGCGGAGCCTCGGCGGTCCGGGCGAGACGCTCGCCACCGACATCCCGGCGGTCGGCGAGACCGTCGACCCGTGGCGGATGCGGCAGGTGCTGCGGGGCGTAGCCGGGCTCTGCGGCGCGCTCGCCGCGCTGCACGCTGCCGGTGCCGCGCACCGGAACCTGACGCCGGAGCGAATCGTGCGGCTCGACGACGGCCGTCTGGCGCTCGTCGACCTCGGCCTCGCCGCCTCCGCGCCGGCGCCGGGGGAAGGACCCGGCCGGTACCGGGCGCCCGAGCAGCGCCGCGGGAGCTCCCGGCGCACCGGCGCCGCCACCGACGTCTACCAGGTGGCGGCCGTGACCCACCACCTGCTCACCGGAACCCCGCCCAGCCCGGCGGTGGCGTTGCCGATCCGGGTCCGGGTGCCCGCGCTGCCGGACGGTGTGGCCGAGGTCCTGGACGCCGCGCTGGCGGCCGACCCGGCCGCCCGCCCCGCGCTGAGCGCACTGATCCCGGCTCTCTCGAACCTCCCCGCCATCCCCGCCTGA
- a CDS encoding DEAD/DEAH box helicase, whose amino-acid sequence MFRTVELPTPAVLVPARELHTKLARTGRDHPGLPSGLDQVLRDLAVRQEGVPVTVAEPSRPGSDRSLRLHTYGYVVTLFPTRNRDGYLVVGIDPLRMRDHDRLADGHLLVRTKWRAVFELPQIPPGSSAYWPRLNGEWDALVRARGDRRQAPDISPAHERFLDTLDELVETTRRFAARDDDSLARYPYRSADPVGERRFSGAPVYVFRIAGDRMPERGRLVRLRGEPEQRGEVVRVQDDLVTVRFDQPLDWNRLAPQGELQDRPNEVVYAKQREAVALLRSRKAHNRNLMSVFVDHDARPLTAVSAEPAETLDADQLAAFRAALGVRDVLAVLGPPGTGKTRTISEIARARALSPDRGRTLIASFTNRAVDNVLAKLPRDVVVVRVGSEGKVDAEGRAFLLEHLAAELRAEIIATTAVARQGYEGVPAAQEWAGEFGRRIAALREDLAAEARAGQALDAARRSVGGPAQQRVDDLARALGDRERAAAQRADRLRSLLERQERARRRGSWSGRWAAWMARRRSDRADRLRADLAARGQEAAVLRGRLHEAAAALDLATRDAPQVIAAAGVLDQAVSARRRRAAEAGQALDAIRAALGPVHAVPVPPDTGDPAALLAALTDVHVGLGPWLACLTTRARLLDEWRTAVSGATEQLYPELVRYADVVGATCTGAASRPEIAGETFDLAIIDEAGQIGTADVLVPLVRADRAVLVGDHRQLPPIVGSDVLAWAEETGDPAVRDLVTKSALEILVERHALPPSHLVALTQQRRMPKVIADFASAAFYGGRLTTHVERVHNDPLFTGSLVFADTSQLPVRDRSETPVRRGATRGTVNHAEARLLARLAAFYHRLGADWALIVPYRAQRRLIAQLLTEDIPDLDAVDHHVGTVDAFQGGERDVVLYGFTRSNRAGEVGFLDELRRANVAFTRARRQLVLVGDMDMLCRARDRGFRDLAHLLRAHVLAHGEVRHHRELMTVLEQREAGAELA is encoded by the coding sequence TTGTTCCGCACAGTCGAACTCCCCACGCCCGCCGTCCTCGTGCCCGCCAGGGAGCTGCACACCAAGCTGGCCAGGACCGGCCGTGACCACCCCGGTCTGCCGAGCGGACTCGATCAGGTGCTGCGGGACCTGGCCGTCCGCCAGGAGGGCGTGCCCGTGACCGTCGCCGAACCGAGCCGCCCTGGTAGTGACCGGAGCCTGCGGCTGCACACCTACGGCTACGTGGTCACCCTGTTCCCCACCCGCAACAGGGACGGTTACCTGGTCGTGGGGATCGATCCGCTCCGGATGCGCGACCACGACCGCCTCGCGGACGGGCACCTCCTGGTCCGCACCAAATGGCGGGCGGTGTTCGAGCTGCCGCAGATCCCGCCCGGCAGCAGCGCCTACTGGCCCCGGCTCAACGGGGAATGGGATGCGCTGGTGCGGGCGCGTGGAGACCGGCGACAGGCCCCGGACATCTCTCCGGCCCACGAACGGTTCCTCGACACGCTCGACGAGCTCGTCGAAACCACGCGCCGGTTCGCCGCGCGCGACGACGACTCGCTGGCGAGGTACCCGTACCGCTCGGCCGATCCGGTGGGGGAGCGGCGCTTCAGCGGCGCGCCGGTCTACGTGTTCCGGATCGCCGGGGACCGGATGCCGGAGCGCGGACGGCTCGTCCGGCTCCGTGGCGAGCCGGAACAACGCGGGGAAGTGGTCCGGGTCCAGGACGACCTGGTGACCGTGCGGTTCGACCAGCCGCTCGACTGGAACCGGCTGGCGCCGCAGGGCGAGCTCCAGGACCGGCCCAACGAGGTCGTCTACGCCAAGCAGCGCGAAGCCGTCGCCCTCCTGCGGTCGCGGAAGGCACACAACCGCAACCTGATGTCCGTCTTCGTCGACCACGACGCGCGGCCGTTGACGGCGGTGTCCGCCGAGCCGGCGGAGACCCTCGACGCCGACCAGCTCGCCGCGTTCCGGGCCGCGCTCGGGGTCCGCGACGTGCTGGCCGTGCTGGGCCCGCCCGGCACCGGCAAGACGCGCACGATCAGCGAGATCGCCAGGGCTCGTGCCCTGTCGCCGGACCGCGGCCGCACGCTCATCGCGTCGTTCACGAACCGGGCGGTGGACAACGTCCTGGCCAAGCTGCCCCGGGACGTGGTCGTGGTCCGCGTCGGCAGCGAGGGCAAGGTCGACGCGGAGGGCCGCGCGTTCCTGCTGGAACACCTGGCCGCCGAGCTGCGTGCCGAGATCATCGCCACCACGGCGGTCGCGCGGCAGGGTTACGAAGGTGTGCCTGCGGCGCAGGAGTGGGCCGGCGAGTTCGGCCGGCGAATCGCCGCCTTGCGGGAGGACCTGGCGGCGGAGGCCCGCGCCGGGCAGGCACTGGATGCGGCTCGCCGGTCTGTGGGCGGGCCGGCTCAACAGCGGGTGGACGACCTCGCCCGCGCTCTCGGCGACCGGGAACGCGCGGCCGCGCAACGCGCCGACCGGCTCCGGAGCCTGCTCGAACGCCAGGAGCGTGCGCGGCGACGCGGGTCGTGGAGCGGGCGCTGGGCCGCGTGGATGGCGCGGCGGCGGAGCGACCGCGCCGACCGGCTGCGGGCGGACTTGGCGGCCCGCGGCCAGGAAGCCGCCGTGCTGCGCGGCCGCCTGCACGAGGCCGCCGCCGCGCTCGACCTGGCCACCCGGGACGCGCCCCAGGTGATCGCGGCGGCCGGTGTACTCGACCAGGCGGTGTCGGCACGCCGCCGGCGGGCGGCCGAGGCCGGTCAGGCGCTCGACGCGATCCGGGCGGCGCTCGGGCCCGTCCACGCCGTGCCGGTTCCGCCGGACACCGGCGATCCCGCTGCCTTGCTGGCCGCGCTGACCGACGTCCACGTCGGGCTCGGGCCCTGGCTGGCGTGCCTCACCACCCGCGCCCGGCTGCTCGACGAGTGGCGGACCGCGGTGTCCGGGGCGACCGAGCAGCTGTACCCGGAGCTGGTCCGGTACGCCGACGTGGTCGGCGCCACCTGCACCGGAGCCGCGTCCCGTCCGGAGATCGCCGGGGAGACCTTCGATCTGGCGATCATCGACGAGGCCGGTCAGATCGGCACGGCGGACGTGCTGGTCCCCCTGGTCCGGGCCGACCGCGCGGTCCTGGTCGGCGATCACCGCCAGCTTCCCCCGATCGTCGGCAGCGACGTGCTGGCGTGGGCGGAGGAGACCGGCGACCCCGCGGTCCGGGATCTCGTGACCAAGAGCGCACTGGAGATCCTGGTGGAGCGGCACGCGCTGCCGCCGAGCCACCTGGTGGCGCTGACCCAGCAGCGGCGGATGCCGAAGGTGATCGCCGACTTCGCCTCCGCGGCCTTCTATGGCGGGCGGCTGACCACGCACGTCGAGCGCGTGCACAACGACCCGCTGTTCACCGGCTCGCTGGTCTTCGCCGACACCTCGCAGCTGCCGGTGCGCGACCGGTCGGAAACGCCCGTGCGGCGCGGTGCGACGCGCGGGACGGTCAACCACGCGGAGGCCCGGCTGCTGGCCCGGCTCGCCGCCTTCTACCACCGGCTCGGCGCGGACTGGGCGCTGATCGTGCCCTACCGGGCGCAGCGACGGCTGATCGCCCAGCTCCTCACCGAGGACATCCCGGACCTGGATGCGGTGGATCACCACGTGGGCACCGTCGACGCCTTCCAGGGCGGCGAGCGTGACGTGGTCCTCTACGGGTTCACCCGCAGCAACCGCGCCGGCGAAGTGGGGTTCCTGGACGAGCTCCGGCGGGCCAACGTCGCGTTCACCCGCGCCCGGCGGCAGCTGGTGCTCGTCGGCGACATGGACATGTTGTGCCGGGCACGGGACCGCGGGTTCCGCGACCTGGCCCACCTCCTGCGTGCGCATGTGCTCGCCCACGGCGAGGTGCGGCACCACCGGGAGCTCATGACCGTGCTGGAGCAGCGGGAAGCGGGAGCGGAACTGGCATGA
- a CDS encoding DUF5994 family protein, which produces MSSGPHVRTTTPKAGMAAGPPRLKLRASQNPSVPTPGYVDGAWWPRSRDLSAELPALRAVLAARLGPIDRIAYHATAWDPSVRHFDRRGSLVPVVGYRRQDSDTVDVTTSAGDRLVLVVVPPA; this is translated from the coding sequence ATGTCGTCGGGCCCGCACGTTCGCACCACCACCCCGAAGGCCGGTATGGCCGCCGGGCCGCCGCGGCTGAAACTCCGAGCGAGTCAGAACCCGTCGGTGCCCACCCCGGGGTACGTCGACGGGGCCTGGTGGCCACGGTCGCGAGACCTGTCCGCGGAGCTGCCGGCACTGCGTGCGGTGCTGGCAGCCCGCCTGGGGCCGATCGACCGGATCGCCTACCACGCGACCGCCTGGGACCCCTCGGTGCGCCACTTCGACCGGCGCGGCTCGCTCGTCCCGGTCGTCGGCTACCGCAGGCAGGATTCGGACACGGTGGATGTGACGACCTCGGCGGGTGACCGCCTCGTGCTGGTGGTGGTGCCGCCCGCCTAG
- a CDS encoding DUF6292 family protein produces MDSPAAGLTELSRGLAGYLRAVAEAVGVPAEATSFELSDTATAYLGLTRRWPTRPGEDLMLVWSEGSGWAVAVETGPGETPMVLAWFAGDDVVPEPADVARFVTGVIAADRSDAPRPVFAVDVGRNELAARLARYVEP; encoded by the coding sequence ATGGATTCTCCCGCCGCCGGCCTGACCGAACTCAGCCGCGGACTCGCCGGATACCTGCGGGCAGTCGCCGAAGCCGTCGGCGTGCCGGCGGAAGCGACCTCCTTCGAGCTCAGCGACACGGCCACCGCGTACCTGGGCCTGACCCGCCGGTGGCCGACGCGGCCGGGCGAGGACCTGATGCTGGTGTGGAGCGAAGGCAGCGGCTGGGCAGTGGCCGTGGAGACCGGGCCGGGCGAGACGCCGATGGTGCTCGCCTGGTTCGCCGGGGACGACGTGGTCCCGGAACCGGCGGACGTGGCACGGTTCGTCACCGGGGTCATCGCCGCGGACCGCTCCGACGCGCCCCGCCCGGTCTTCGCGGTGGACGTCGGCCGCAACGAACTCGCCGCGCGGCTGGCGCGGTACGTCGAGCCCTAG
- a CDS encoding SDR family oxidoreductase produces MKVLVTGASGNTGRPLVRLLTEAGATVRAASRRTGFDWSDPATHDAALDGVERMYLVAPVGVAEPEPLVRPFLERAREAGVRRVVLLSSSAVATGDPGLGRVDNSVRQTMPEFAVLRPSWFVQNFTGDHPAAESIRTRGEIVTATGEGRVT; encoded by the coding sequence GTGAAAGTCCTGGTCACGGGCGCGTCCGGGAACACCGGGCGTCCCCTCGTGCGGTTGCTCACCGAGGCGGGTGCGACGGTCCGCGCGGCGAGCAGGCGCACCGGGTTCGACTGGTCCGACCCGGCCACCCACGACGCCGCACTGGACGGGGTGGAGCGGATGTACCTGGTCGCACCGGTCGGGGTCGCCGAACCGGAGCCGCTCGTGCGCCCGTTCCTGGAGCGCGCCCGGGAAGCGGGGGTGCGCCGGGTCGTGCTGCTCAGCTCGTCGGCGGTCGCGACCGGCGATCCGGGGCTGGGCCGGGTGGACAACTCGGTCCGGCAAACCATGCCGGAGTTCGCCGTGCTGCGGCCGTCGTGGTTCGTGCAGAACTTCACCGGCGACCACCCGGCGGCCGAGAGCATCCGGACCCGCGGCGAGATCGTGACCGCGACCGGCGAGGGGCGGGTCACGTGA
- a CDS encoding nuclear transport factor 2 family protein, with the protein MRDYTDNVDITAITSRPRHETADPDVLIVEWEVDGTALRTGRPYRMRYVNVVRAGAEDTESLRDYWSPLAAGHALGRLGELVAMQEGAQ; encoded by the coding sequence GTGCGTGACTACACCGACAACGTCGACATCACGGCGATCACGTCCCGGCCCCGCCATGAAACCGCCGACCCGGACGTGCTGATCGTGGAGTGGGAGGTCGACGGCACGGCGCTACGCACTGGGCGGCCGTACCGGATGCGGTACGTCAACGTGGTCCGGGCGGGCGCCGAGGATACCGAGTCGCTGCGGGACTACTGGAGTCCGCTCGCCGCCGGGCATGCGCTCGGGCGGCTCGGCGAGCTCGTCGCCATGCAGGAGGGTGCTCAGTGA